From the Notolabrus celidotus isolate fNotCel1 chromosome 12, fNotCel1.pri, whole genome shotgun sequence genome, one window contains:
- the paqr7b gene encoding membrane progestin receptor alpha-B gives MATVVMEQIGRLFINAQQLRQIPQLLESAFPTLPCTVKKSDVPWVFRERHIFAGYRQTDQSWRYYFLTLFQRHNETLNVWTHLLAALIILVKWQEISETVDFLRDPHAQPLFIVLLAAFTYLSCSALAHLLSAKSELSYYTFYFLDYVGVAVYQYGSALAHYYYAIEKGWHSKVQGIFLPAAAFLAWLTCFGCCYGKYASSDMPKLANKLFQVVPSALAYCLDISPVVHRIYSCYQEGCSDPVVAYHLYHVVFFLISAYFFCCPHPESLFPGRCDFIGQGHQIFHVFVVVCTLTQLEALRTDFTERRPLYERLHGDLAHDAVALFIFTACCSALTAFYVRQRVRASLHEKEQ, from the coding sequence ATGGCGACGGTGGTGATGGAGCAGATCGGTCGCCTGTTCATCAACGCCCAGCAGCTGCGTCAGATCCCTCAGCTGCTGGAGTCGGCCTTCCCCACGCTGCCTTGCACTGTGAAGAAGTCAGACGTTCCCTGGGTGTTCCGCGAGCGTCACATTTTTGCCGGCTACAGGCAGACCGACCAGAGCTGGCGCTACTACTTCCTTACCCTCTTCCAAAGGCACAACGAGACCCTCAACGTGTGGACCCATCTGCTGGCCGCCCTCATCATCCTTGTGAAGTGGCAGGAGATCTCGGAGACGGTGGATTTCCTGCGAGACCCTCACGCTCAGCCGCTCTTCATCGTGCTCCTGGCAGCCTTCACCTACCTCTCCTGCAGCGCTCTTGCTCACCTCCTCTCTGCAAAGTCTGAGCTCTCCTACTACACCTTCTACTTCCTCGACTATGTGGGAGTGGCAGTCTACCAGTATGGCAGTGCCCTGGCGCACTATTACTATGCCATAGAGAAGGGGTGGCACTCTAAAGTGCAGGGGATCTTTTTACCAGCTGCAGCGTTCCTAGCCTGGCTCACCTGCTTCGGCTGCTGCTACGGAAAATACGCCAGTTCTGACATGCCCAAGCTTGCTAACAAGCTCTTCCAGGTGGTGCCCTCTGCCCTGGCTTATTGTCTAGACATAAGCCCAGTAGTTCACCGCATCTACAGCTGCTACCAGGAGGGCTGCTCTGACCCGGTGGTGGCGTACCACTTATACCACGTGGTCTTTTTCCTCATCAGCGCCTATTTCTTCTGCTGCCCGCATCCGGAGAGTTTGTTCCCCGGGAGGTGTGACTTCATCGGGCAGGGCCACCAGATCTTCCACGTGTTCGTGGTGGTTTGCACCCTGACGCAGCTTGAGGCGCTGCGAACAGACTTCACAGAGCGCCGGCCCCTCTATGAGCGTCTGCATGGCGATCTTGCGCACGACGCCGTTGCACTTTTCATCTTCACTGCCTGCTGCAGCGCTCTGACCGCTTTCTATGTGCGCCAGCGCGTCCGTGCCTCTCTCCACGAGAAGGAGCAGTAA